From Micromonospora rhizosphaerae, the proteins below share one genomic window:
- a CDS encoding menaquinone biosynthesis decarboxylase yields MAARGFPYTDLKDFLAALEREGELRRVSVPVDPTLEISEVVTRTVRAGGPALLFERPTRGEMPVAINLFGTEKRMATALGVDSLDEIGQRIGALIKPELPVGWSGIREGLGKVMQLKSVPPRKVKTAPCQQVVYKGDDVDLNRLPGLQVWPGDGGIFHNFGLTHTKHPETGKRNLGLYRLQQHSRNTLGMHWQIHKDSTAHHAVAERLGQRLPVAIAIGCDPVVSYAASAPLPGDIDEYLFAGFLRGERVEMVDCLTVPLQVPAHAQVVLEGYLEPGERLPEGPFGDHTGFYTPVEPFPVLHVETMTMQRDPVYHSIVTSKPPQEDHGLGKATERIFQPLLKLLIPDIVDYDLPAAGVFHNCAIVSIRKRYPKHAQKVMNAIWGAHLMSLTKLIVIVDEDCDVHDYNEVAFRAFGNVDYARDLLLTEGPVDHLDHASYQQFWGGKAGIDATRKLPSEGYTRGWPEEMSMSPEVVSLVDKRWKEYGI; encoded by the coding sequence ATGGCGGCTCGTGGCTTCCCGTACACCGATCTCAAGGACTTCCTCGCGGCGCTGGAACGCGAGGGCGAGCTGCGGCGGGTGAGCGTCCCGGTCGACCCCACCCTGGAGATCAGCGAGGTGGTCACCCGGACCGTCCGCGCGGGCGGCCCGGCGCTGCTCTTCGAGCGGCCGACCCGGGGCGAGATGCCCGTCGCGATCAACCTCTTCGGCACCGAGAAGCGGATGGCGACGGCGCTGGGCGTCGACTCGCTGGACGAGATCGGCCAGCGGATCGGCGCGCTGATCAAGCCGGAGCTGCCGGTCGGCTGGTCCGGCATCCGCGAGGGCCTCGGCAAGGTCATGCAGCTCAAGTCGGTGCCGCCGCGCAAGGTGAAGACGGCGCCCTGCCAGCAGGTGGTGTACAAGGGGGACGACGTCGACCTGAACCGGCTGCCCGGGCTCCAGGTCTGGCCGGGCGACGGCGGGATCTTCCACAACTTCGGGCTGACCCACACCAAGCACCCCGAGACCGGCAAGCGCAACCTCGGGCTCTACCGGCTCCAGCAGCACAGCCGCAACACCCTCGGCATGCACTGGCAGATCCACAAGGACTCCACCGCCCACCACGCCGTCGCCGAGCGGCTCGGCCAGCGACTGCCGGTCGCGATCGCGATCGGCTGCGACCCGGTGGTCAGCTACGCGGCGAGCGCGCCGCTCCCCGGCGACATCGACGAGTACCTGTTCGCCGGCTTCCTGCGCGGCGAGCGGGTGGAGATGGTCGACTGCCTGACCGTGCCGCTGCAGGTGCCGGCGCACGCCCAGGTGGTGCTGGAGGGCTACCTGGAGCCCGGCGAGCGGCTGCCCGAGGGGCCGTTCGGCGACCACACCGGCTTCTACACGCCGGTCGAGCCGTTCCCGGTGCTGCACGTCGAGACGATGACCATGCAGCGCGACCCGGTCTACCACTCGATCGTCACCTCCAAGCCGCCGCAGGAGGACCACGGCCTGGGCAAGGCCACCGAGCGGATCTTCCAGCCGCTGCTCAAGCTGCTGATCCCGGACATCGTCGACTACGACCTGCCGGCCGCCGGGGTCTTCCACAACTGCGCGATCGTGTCGATCCGCAAGCGCTACCCGAAGCACGCGCAGAAGGTGATGAACGCGATCTGGGGCGCGCACCTGATGTCGCTGACCAAGCTGATCGTGATCGTCGACGAGGACTGCGACGTGCACGACTACAACGAGGTGGCGTTCCGCGCCTTCGGCAACGTCGACTACGCCCGGGATCTGCTGCTCACCGAGGGCCCGGTGGATCACCTGGACCACGCGTCGTACCAGCAGTTCTGGGGCGGTAAGGCGGGCATCGACGCGACCCGCAAGCTGCCGAGCGAGGGCTACACCCGGGGCTGGCCGGAGGAGATGTCGATGTCGCCCGAGGTGGTCTCGCTGGTCGACAAGCGCTGGAAGGAGTACGGGATCTGA
- the mqnP gene encoding menaquinone biosynthesis prenyltransferase MqnP, with the protein MTAVVEPVERPGRVKSFLKLVAIEHSVFALPFAYLSALTAMQANGGRVRWGDLLLITVAMVGARTFAMAANRILDRRIDARNPRTAGRELVTGAVSLRTAWTGAAVALVVFLAAAALLNPLCLALAPLAVVPLVVYPYGKRFTNWPHAILALAQAVGPVGAWLAVTGTLEGSWPAWLLGAAVGLWIGGFDLIYACQDADVDRQIGVHSVPARYGRRFALHTSTVAHVVTFALFIWFGALVGFGWLWWIGLALTAVAFGYQHLVVSPTDLSRVNRAFFTANGFVGIALFVFALLDLVIRLGLRP; encoded by the coding sequence ATGACCGCCGTCGTGGAGCCGGTCGAACGCCCGGGCCGGGTCAAGTCCTTCCTCAAGCTGGTCGCGATCGAGCACTCGGTCTTCGCGTTGCCGTTCGCGTACCTGTCGGCGTTGACGGCGATGCAGGCCAACGGTGGCCGGGTGCGCTGGGGGGACCTGCTGCTGATCACCGTGGCGATGGTCGGGGCGCGGACGTTCGCGATGGCCGCCAACCGGATCCTCGACCGGCGGATCGACGCGCGGAACCCGCGTACCGCCGGGCGGGAGCTGGTCACCGGGGCGGTGAGCCTGCGCACGGCCTGGACCGGCGCGGCGGTCGCCCTGGTGGTCTTCCTGGCCGCCGCCGCCCTGCTCAACCCGCTCTGCCTGGCGCTCGCCCCGCTCGCCGTGGTCCCGCTGGTCGTCTACCCGTACGGCAAGCGGTTCACCAACTGGCCGCACGCCATCCTGGCGCTCGCCCAGGCGGTCGGCCCGGTCGGCGCCTGGCTCGCGGTCACCGGCACCCTCGAGGGCTCCTGGCCGGCCTGGCTGCTCGGCGCGGCGGTGGGCCTCTGGATCGGTGGCTTCGACCTGATCTACGCCTGCCAGGACGCCGACGTCGACCGGCAGATCGGCGTGCACAGCGTGCCGGCCCGCTACGGGCGGCGCTTCGCGCTGCACACCTCCACCGTCGCGCACGTGGTGACCTTCGCGCTCTTCATCTGGTTCGGCGCGTTGGTCGGCTTCGGCTGGCTCTGGTGGATCGGGCTCGCGCTCACCGCGGTCGCCTTCGGCTACCAGCACCTCGTGGTCAGCCCCACCGATCTGAGCAGGGTCAACCGGGCCTTCTTCACCGCCAACGGCTTCGTCGGCATCGCGCTCTTCGTCTTCGCTCTGCTCGACCTGGTGATCCGCCTCGGCCTGCGCCCCTGA
- a CDS encoding terpene synthase family protein codes for MTEAVLRSLRSDCPIPPRLSPYADPVQEWLVDRLFQLGLPLDPAALDRLARAGFARYAGRLYADATEPDLRALAALFTWFFLVDDACDGPGRLTPPQIRALRDGALALLRAGPRVRHPGFSGPLRRLLVQAWREPRRRMPARWRLRFADAVGHHLDGVWREAVARAAGRAPAVDEYVELRRATSAAYVSYPLIEFATGRPLPDPVYHHPALRRIADLGNDLLSWFNDLASLERDRATAGGHNLVLAVAAERGVPVRTAVELVAERWRAAMGRFVALRAAVPSFGPALDEAVTAHLDGIADAVRGTVDWTLESPRYPVGEQGPLVDASAGAGAPS; via the coding sequence ATGACGGAGGCCGTGCTCCGATCGCTGCGGTCCGACTGCCCGATCCCGCCCCGGCTCTCCCCGTACGCGGATCCCGTGCAGGAGTGGCTGGTCGACCGCCTGTTCCAGCTCGGCCTGCCGCTGGACCCGGCCGCTCTGGACCGGCTGGCCCGGGCCGGCTTCGCCCGGTACGCCGGCCGGCTCTACGCGGACGCGACCGAGCCGGACCTGCGCGCGCTGGCCGCCCTGTTCACCTGGTTCTTCCTGGTCGACGACGCCTGCGACGGGCCGGGCCGGCTCACCCCGCCGCAGATCCGCGCGCTGCGGGACGGGGCGCTCGCCCTGCTCCGGGCAGGCCCGCGGGTCCGCCATCCCGGCTTTTCCGGGCCGCTGCGCCGCCTGCTGGTGCAGGCGTGGCGGGAGCCGCGACGGCGGATGCCGGCCCGCTGGCGGCTCCGGTTCGCCGACGCGGTCGGTCACCATCTCGACGGCGTCTGGCGCGAGGCGGTCGCCAGGGCCGCGGGCCGGGCGCCGGCGGTCGACGAGTACGTCGAGCTGCGGCGGGCCACCTCGGCGGCGTACGTGTCGTACCCGTTGATCGAGTTCGCGACGGGCCGGCCGCTGCCCGACCCGGTCTATCACCATCCCGCGCTGCGCCGGATCGCCGACCTCGGCAACGACCTGCTCTCCTGGTTCAACGACCTGGCCTCATTGGAGCGGGACCGGGCCACCGCCGGCGGCCACAACCTGGTGCTGGCGGTGGCCGCCGAGCGGGGCGTGCCGGTGCGGACCGCGGTGGAGTTGGTGGCCGAGCGCTGGCGGGCGGCGATGGGCCGGTTCGTGGCGCTCCGCGCGGCGGTGCCGTCGTTCGGCCCGGCGCTGGACGAGGCGGTCACCGCCCACCTCGACGGGATCGCCGACGCGGTCCGCGGCACCGTCGACTGGACGCTGGAGAGCCCCCGCTACCCCGTCGGTGAGCAGGGGCCCCTTGTTGACGCCTCCGCTGGAGCAGGGGCTCCCTCTTGA
- a CDS encoding UbiX family flavin prenyltransferase — MREPWVVGVSGASGTPYAAAVIRGLLEAGEAVDLIVSRAARLTILDETSRPFRDGHWADDLAVWLGRELADADLRHWSAGDLAAGPSSGSYPVRGMAVVPASTAACAGIAIGLSKDLLQRAAEVNLKERRPVVVVPRETPVTRSHLEHLIALHDAGAVVLPASPGFYGAGAAASAQQLVDFVAGKVLDALGVPHTLFRRWSGELAADRS, encoded by the coding sequence ATGCGCGAACCATGGGTGGTCGGCGTCTCCGGGGCCTCCGGCACGCCGTACGCGGCGGCCGTGATCCGGGGGCTGCTCGAGGCCGGCGAGGCGGTGGACCTGATCGTCTCCCGGGCCGCCCGGCTGACCATCCTCGACGAGACCAGCCGGCCCTTCCGGGACGGCCACTGGGCCGACGACCTGGCAGTCTGGCTGGGTCGCGAGTTGGCCGACGCCGACCTGCGGCACTGGTCCGCGGGCGACCTGGCGGCCGGGCCGAGCAGCGGCTCCTATCCGGTACGCGGGATGGCGGTGGTCCCGGCCAGCACCGCGGCCTGCGCAGGCATCGCGATCGGCCTTTCCAAGGACCTGTTGCAGCGGGCCGCCGAGGTCAACCTCAAGGAGCGGCGGCCGGTCGTGGTGGTGCCCCGGGAAACCCCGGTGACCCGCAGCCACCTGGAGCACCTCATCGCGCTGCACGACGCCGGTGCGGTGGTGCTGCCGGCCAGCCCGGGCTTCTACGGCGCAGGTGCGGCGGCCTCCGCGCAGCAACTGGTCGACTTCGTGGCCGGCAAGGTGCTGGACGCGCTCGGCGTACCGCACACGCTCTTCCGCCGCTGGTCCGGCGAGCTGGCCGCCGACCGTTCCTGA
- a CDS encoding BldC family transcriptional regulator has translation MDTGDRLLTPGEVAALFRVDPKTVTRWAAAGRIGSIRTPGGHRRFRESEVRALLEGEGMLEEGEEMGKSRNMGPTASTGPGPANAGMY, from the coding sequence GTGGACACTGGAGATCGCCTGCTGACACCGGGTGAAGTTGCCGCCTTGTTTCGGGTTGACCCGAAGACTGTGACGAGATGGGCGGCGGCCGGCCGGATAGGCAGCATCCGGACTCCAGGCGGGCATCGCCGGTTTCGGGAATCCGAGGTGCGGGCCCTGCTTGAGGGGGAGGGCATGCTGGAGGAGGGGGAGGAGATGGGCAAGTCGCGCAACATGGGCCCGACTGCCTCGACCGGCCCCGGACCAGCCAACGCCGGCATGTACTGA
- a CDS encoding Lrp/AsnC family transcriptional regulator, with protein MDAIDLSLVELLRGNARLSYAELARQVGLSAPAVHERVGKLESSGVVRAYRAEVEPEAIGLGVTALIGIVEDSGGDTDDVLEAFRQMPEIESCYFMAGVESFLLKARVGTIAELEQLIVRLNRTPGVASTRTGIALSTKWENRPQPIELPTS; from the coding sequence GTGGACGCGATCGACCTGAGCCTTGTTGAGCTGCTGCGGGGCAACGCCCGCCTGTCCTACGCCGAGCTGGCCCGCCAGGTCGGTCTCTCCGCCCCGGCGGTGCACGAGCGGGTCGGCAAGCTGGAATCGAGCGGCGTCGTCCGGGCGTACCGGGCCGAGGTGGAGCCGGAGGCCATCGGGCTCGGGGTCACCGCGCTGATCGGCATCGTCGAGGATTCCGGCGGGGACACCGACGACGTGCTCGAGGCGTTCCGGCAGATGCCCGAGATCGAGTCCTGCTACTTCATGGCCGGGGTCGAGTCGTTCCTGCTGAAGGCGCGGGTGGGCACGATCGCCGAGCTGGAGCAGTTGATCGTGCGGTTGAACCGCACCCCGGGGGTGGCCTCCACCCGTACCGGGATCGCCCTGTCCACCAAGTGGGAGAACCGCCCCCAGCCGATCGAGCTCCCCACCTCCTGA
- a CDS encoding SDR family NAD(P)-dependent oxidoreductase produces MTTPVPGAAVVTGAAGGLGRAIAAALHADGWPVLLTDVDADAVAAAAAPLGGWSRPLDVRDEAGCAAVAAEAARRAPGGLGLWVNNAGILVTGPSWEHDGATRRRVVEVNALGAMTGTLAALEIMRAQGHGHVLNVVSLAGLVAPPGETVYAASKHALLAFSLGTLADLRMAGLRGVHVSCLCPDGIWTPMLHDRLDDPGALASFTGSLLTPERVAARAVRLARRPRPVVTLPRWRGAQVRLLDALPRLALALTPVVRAAGRVGQRRQRRRVGTGAS; encoded by the coding sequence ATGACGACGCCAGTGCCCGGAGCGGCCGTGGTCACCGGAGCGGCCGGCGGGCTCGGCCGGGCGATCGCCGCAGCGCTGCACGCCGACGGATGGCCGGTGCTGCTCACCGATGTGGACGCCGACGCGGTGGCCGCCGCTGCGGCGCCACTGGGCGGCTGGTCCCGCCCGCTCGACGTACGGGACGAGGCCGGCTGCGCGGCGGTGGCCGCCGAGGCTGCGCGGCGCGCGCCCGGCGGGCTCGGGCTCTGGGTGAACAACGCCGGAATCCTGGTCACCGGGCCGTCCTGGGAGCACGACGGGGCGACCCGGCGGCGGGTGGTCGAGGTGAACGCGCTGGGCGCGATGACCGGCACGCTCGCCGCGCTGGAGATCATGCGGGCGCAGGGGCACGGGCACGTGCTCAACGTCGTCTCGCTGGCCGGACTGGTCGCCCCGCCCGGCGAGACGGTCTACGCGGCGAGCAAGCACGCGCTGCTCGCGTTCAGTCTCGGCACCCTGGCCGACCTGCGGATGGCCGGGCTTCGGGGCGTACATGTGTCGTGCCTCTGCCCGGACGGGATCTGGACGCCGATGCTGCACGACCGGCTCGACGACCCCGGCGCCCTGGCCTCCTTCACCGGGTCGCTGCTGACGCCGGAGCGGGTGGCCGCCCGGGCCGTCCGGCTGGCCCGCCGTCCGCGGCCGGTGGTCACCCTGCCGCGCTGGCGCGGCGCCCAGGTCCGGCTCCTCGATGCGCTGCCCCGGCTGGCGCTCGCGCTGACCCCAGTGGTCCGGGCCGCCGGCCGGGTCGGGCAGCGCCGGCAGCGTCGCCGAGTCGGGACGGGGGCGAGTTGA
- a CDS encoding PLP-dependent cysteine synthase family protein, with protein sequence MTHLDRCDEATRRWVTEAIAIVEADANRSADTHLLPFPLPLEWGIDLYLKDESVHPTGSLKHRLARSLFLYGLCNGWIGPETTIVEASSGSTAVSEAYFARMLGLPFIAVMPASTSQEKIAKIEFQGGRCHLVQDPAKVVIEARWLAEDSGGHFMDQFTYAERATDWRGNNNIAESIHSQLALERHPVPVWIVVGAGTGGTSATIGRYVRYRRLPTKLCVVDPENSAFYPAWQAGDWSIRTNRGSRIEGIGRPCVEASFVPSAVDRMVQVPDAASLAAMRAGSAVLGRRVGGSTGTNLWGAFGLIAEMLAAGRTGSVVTLICDAGDRYADTYYADGWVTGQGLDLAPHLATIDRFLATGAWPA encoded by the coding sequence GTGACTCATCTGGACCGGTGCGACGAGGCCACCCGGAGGTGGGTGACCGAGGCGATCGCCATCGTCGAGGCGGACGCCAATCGGTCCGCCGACACCCACCTGCTGCCCTTCCCCCTGCCGCTGGAGTGGGGAATCGACCTCTATCTCAAGGACGAGTCGGTGCACCCGACCGGCTCGCTCAAGCACCGGCTGGCCCGGTCGCTCTTCCTCTACGGGCTCTGCAACGGTTGGATCGGCCCGGAGACCACCATCGTGGAGGCCTCCTCGGGCTCGACCGCGGTCTCCGAGGCGTACTTCGCCCGGATGCTCGGGCTGCCCTTCATCGCCGTGATGCCCGCCTCCACCTCGCAGGAGAAGATCGCCAAGATCGAGTTCCAGGGCGGGCGCTGCCACCTGGTCCAGGACCCGGCGAAGGTGGTGATCGAGGCGCGCTGGCTGGCGGAGGACTCCGGCGGCCACTTCATGGACCAGTTCACCTACGCCGAGCGGGCCACCGACTGGCGGGGCAACAACAACATCGCCGAGTCGATCCACTCGCAGCTCGCGCTGGAGCGGCACCCCGTACCGGTCTGGATCGTGGTGGGCGCCGGGACCGGCGGCACCAGCGCGACCATCGGCCGGTACGTCCGCTACCGGCGACTGCCCACCAAGCTCTGCGTGGTCGACCCGGAGAACTCGGCGTTCTACCCCGCCTGGCAGGCCGGCGACTGGTCGATCCGCACCAACCGCGGCTCGCGGATCGAGGGGATCGGCCGGCCTTGCGTGGAGGCGTCCTTCGTGCCCTCGGCGGTGGACCGGATGGTCCAGGTGCCGGACGCCGCGTCCCTGGCCGCCATGCGGGCCGGTTCGGCGGTGCTCGGCCGCCGGGTCGGCGGGTCCACCGGCACGAACCTGTGGGGCGCGTTCGGGCTGATCGCCGAGATGCTCGCCGCCGGGCGGACCGGGTCGGTGGTCACGCTGATCTGCGACGCCGGCGACCGCTACGCCGACACGTACTACGCGGACGGCTGGGTGACGGGGCAGGGGCTCGATCTCGCCCCGCACCTGGCCACCATCGACCGCTTCCTGGCCACCGGCGCCTGGCCGGCCTGA
- a CDS encoding putative glycolipid-binding domain-containing protein, translating to MPTKPKSLFWTRTDTAGAEHVVFDDGQGLVARGVVLAVDPIPYTCRYQLTAGPDWATTRVEVEVEGAGWSRSVRLEPGGGRWRVTTGEQGDLDAALRAAGHPPAGLPGTDDPDRLADAVDVDLGGSTLFNILPIRRLGLQRAPAESARRIAVAWVLVPSLVVVPAEQVYTSLGPGRVRFASGTFTADLDVDPDGYVVRYPGLAERIDPR from the coding sequence ATGCCGACCAAGCCGAAGTCGCTCTTCTGGACCAGGACGGACACCGCCGGGGCCGAACACGTCGTTTTCGACGACGGTCAGGGTCTCGTCGCGCGGGGCGTGGTGCTGGCCGTCGACCCGATCCCGTACACCTGCCGGTACCAGCTGACCGCCGGGCCGGACTGGGCGACCACCCGGGTTGAGGTGGAGGTCGAGGGGGCGGGCTGGTCGCGCAGTGTGCGCCTGGAACCCGGCGGCGGGCGGTGGCGGGTGACCACCGGAGAGCAGGGCGACCTGGACGCGGCGCTGCGCGCCGCCGGTCATCCGCCGGCCGGGCTGCCGGGCACGGACGACCCGGACCGGCTGGCCGACGCGGTCGACGTCGACCTGGGCGGCTCCACCCTCTTCAACATCCTGCCGATCCGCCGCCTCGGTCTGCAGCGGGCGCCAGCGGAGAGCGCGCGGCGGATCGCCGTGGCGTGGGTGCTGGTGCCGAGCCTGGTGGTGGTCCCCGCCGAGCAGGTCTACACGTCGCTCGGACCCGGCCGGGTGCGCTTCGCCAGCGGCACCTTCACCGCCGACCTGGACGTGGACCCCGACGGCTACGTGGTGCGCTACCCGGGCCTGGCCGAGCGGATCGACCCCCGCTGA
- a CDS encoding C40 family peptidase — MADSEQGRRQRRRSPVVSPVLRPALWSALLGAVAAAALAAPAWAEPPLPNTVPDTGSRPAPAAGWRLPGSVPGLPGTAVPGAPGTASANPVGGPLIAQIEALDAQVGLLADQLLQLRDQRTEAQSQLALAAGELKRADEALATAQAGADAAAAEAVKAAAALPPGEFGEDLHDLSMLQRITRGDKAEGATTAAAGELARARAAEQIAREAYAAAESRARNADEQYAAVEKAHHEQEARLLKLRRDNAAQLLEAERREEAAEQLLGRSYVGNQSVSGLVADPRALAAVRYALAQLGDPYLWAAEGPDRFDCSGLVLASYLSAGYRDLPRVSRDQYYATRSRTVDPNFLLPGDLLFFASGSSWTTIHHVAMYIGGGKMVEAPRSGDVVKISTVRWSRLYAATRVIGAMPAPARPVPAPTRTTTQPRPTPTPTRTATPKPTRTPTPTPTTTTPSPTTSPSTSPSPTPSPTTPPPTTSAPETTSPAETSEPSPTTSSSTSEQASASASAGG, encoded by the coding sequence ATGGCCGACAGCGAGCAGGGGCGGCGGCAACGACGCAGGAGCCCGGTGGTCTCGCCGGTGCTGCGTCCCGCGCTCTGGTCCGCTCTGCTCGGCGCCGTCGCCGCGGCGGCCCTCGCCGCCCCGGCCTGGGCCGAGCCGCCGCTGCCGAACACGGTTCCCGACACCGGCTCCCGCCCGGCCCCCGCCGCCGGTTGGCGGCTGCCCGGCTCGGTCCCGGGCCTGCCCGGCACCGCGGTGCCCGGCGCCCCCGGCACGGCGTCCGCCAACCCCGTTGGTGGCCCGCTCATCGCCCAGATCGAAGCCCTCGACGCCCAGGTCGGCCTGCTCGCCGACCAGCTGCTGCAACTACGCGACCAGCGCACCGAGGCGCAGTCCCAGCTGGCCCTCGCGGCGGGTGAGCTCAAGCGGGCCGACGAGGCGCTCGCCACGGCGCAGGCGGGCGCCGACGCCGCGGCGGCCGAGGCGGTCAAGGCCGCGGCCGCCCTCCCGCCCGGCGAGTTCGGCGAGGACCTGCACGACCTGAGCATGCTCCAGCGGATCACCCGCGGCGACAAGGCCGAGGGGGCGACCACCGCCGCGGCCGGCGAGCTGGCCCGGGCGCGCGCCGCCGAGCAGATCGCGCGTGAGGCGTACGCCGCCGCCGAGTCGCGGGCGCGCAACGCCGACGAGCAGTACGCCGCGGTCGAGAAGGCACACCACGAGCAGGAGGCCCGGCTGCTGAAGCTGCGCCGGGACAACGCGGCGCAACTGCTCGAGGCGGAGCGGCGTGAGGAGGCCGCCGAGCAGCTTCTCGGCAGGTCGTACGTCGGCAATCAGAGCGTGAGCGGGCTGGTCGCCGACCCCCGGGCCCTGGCCGCCGTGCGGTACGCCCTGGCCCAGCTCGGCGACCCCTACCTGTGGGCGGCGGAGGGGCCGGACCGGTTCGACTGCTCCGGCCTGGTCCTCGCCTCGTACCTGTCGGCCGGCTACCGCGACCTGCCCCGCGTCTCCCGGGACCAGTACTACGCCACCCGGAGCCGGACCGTGGACCCCAACTTCCTGCTCCCGGGTGACCTGCTCTTCTTCGCCTCGGGCAGCAGCTGGACGACGATCCACCACGTCGCGATGTACATCGGCGGCGGCAAGATGGTGGAGGCGCCACGCAGCGGCGACGTCGTGAAGATCTCCACCGTCCGCTGGAGCCGGCTCTACGCCGCCACCCGGGTCATCGGGGCAATGCCCGCTCCGGCACGCCCGGTGCCCGCGCCGACACGGACGACCACCCAGCCGAGGCCGACGCCGACGCCGACGAGGACGGCCACGCCGAAGCCCACCCGTACGCCGACGCCGACGCCCACGACCACCACGCCGAGCCCGACCACCAGCCCGTCCACCTCGCCGTCGCCCACGCCATCGCCGACCACCCCGCCGCCGACCACTTCCGCCCCCGAGACGACGTCGCCGGCGGAGACGAGCGAGCCGAGCCCGACGACGAGCAGCAGCACATCGGAGCAGGCCTCGGCCAGCGCGAGCGCCGGCGGCTGA
- the mqnE gene encoding aminofutalosine synthase MqnE, producing the protein MDAGLKRELEAKVYAGERLTREDGIALYDSDDLAWLGRLAHHRRTELNGDGVMFNVNRHLNLTNVCSASCAYCSFQRKPGEKDAYTMRIDEAVRKAKEMEDEQLTELHIVNGLHPTLPWRYYPKVLRELKAALPNVKLKCFTATEVQWFEKISGLSADEILDELMDAGLESLTGGGAEIFDWEVRQHIVDHACHWEDWSRIHRLAHSKGMKTPSTMLYGHIEEPRHRVDHVLRLRELQDETGGFAVFIPLRYQHDFVDSADGKIRNRIQARTTMASPAESLKTFAVSRLLFDNVPHVKCFWVMHGLSVAQLSLNFGVDDLDGSVVEYKITHDADAYGTPNTMHREDLLHLIWDAGFRPVERDTRYNVVREYDAAPSLVERRSEPQQVWA; encoded by the coding sequence ATGGACGCCGGACTCAAGCGCGAGCTCGAAGCGAAGGTGTACGCGGGGGAGCGGCTGACCCGTGAGGACGGAATCGCGCTCTACGACAGCGACGACCTCGCCTGGCTCGGGCGGCTGGCCCACCACAGGCGCACCGAGCTCAACGGCGACGGGGTGATGTTCAACGTCAACCGGCACCTCAACCTCACCAACGTCTGCTCCGCCTCGTGCGCGTACTGCTCGTTCCAGCGCAAGCCGGGGGAGAAGGACGCCTACACGATGCGCATCGACGAGGCGGTCCGCAAGGCAAAGGAGATGGAGGACGAGCAGCTCACCGAGCTGCACATCGTCAACGGCCTGCACCCGACCCTGCCCTGGCGCTACTACCCGAAGGTGCTGCGCGAGCTGAAGGCGGCGCTGCCGAACGTCAAGCTCAAGTGCTTCACCGCGACCGAGGTGCAGTGGTTCGAGAAGATCAGCGGCCTCTCCGCCGACGAGATCCTCGACGAGTTGATGGACGCCGGCCTGGAGTCGCTCACCGGCGGTGGCGCGGAGATCTTTGACTGGGAGGTCCGGCAGCACATCGTCGACCACGCCTGCCACTGGGAGGACTGGTCGCGGATCCACCGGCTGGCCCACTCGAAGGGCATGAAGACCCCGTCGACCATGCTCTACGGCCACATCGAGGAGCCCCGGCACCGGGTGGACCACGTGCTGCGGCTGCGCGAGCTGCAGGACGAGACGGGTGGGTTCGCGGTGTTCATTCCGCTGCGCTACCAGCACGACTTCGTCGACTCGGCGGATGGCAAGATCCGTAACCGGATCCAGGCCCGCACCACGATGGCCTCGCCGGCCGAGTCGCTGAAGACCTTCGCGGTCTCCCGGCTGCTCTTCGACAACGTGCCGCACGTGAAGTGCTTCTGGGTGATGCACGGCCTGTCGGTCGCCCAGCTCTCGCTCAACTTCGGTGTGGACGATCTGGACGGCTCGGTCGTGGAATACAAGATCACCCACGACGCCGACGCGTACGGCACGCCGAACACCATGCACCGGGAGGACCTGTTGCACCTGATCTGGGACGCCGGCTTCCGCCCGGTCGAGCGGGACACCCGCTACAACGTGGTCCGGGAGTACGACGCCGCCCCGTCGCTGGTGGAGCGCCGCTCCGAGCCGCAGCAGGTCTGGGCCTGA
- a CDS encoding DUF4229 domain-containing protein — protein sequence MSAAVKYTLGRIGLFVLVLAALWPIEMNIFLRLMLALAFSAALSFFLLRGWRDEMAGEMAESAERRRAEKERLRSALAGEEQPGEGEPGEQPR from the coding sequence GTGAGCGCGGCGGTCAAGTACACGCTGGGCCGGATCGGGCTGTTCGTCCTGGTGCTCGCGGCCCTCTGGCCGATCGAGATGAACATCTTCCTCCGGCTGATGCTGGCGCTGGCCTTCTCCGCCGCGCTCTCCTTCTTCCTGCTGCGGGGCTGGCGGGACGAGATGGCCGGCGAGATGGCCGAGTCGGCGGAGCGTCGTCGCGCGGAGAAGGAGCGCCTCCGCTCCGCGCTGGCCGGCGAGGAGCAGCCCGGCGAGGGTGAGCCCGGCGAGCAGCCTCGCTGA